A genomic window from Dehalococcoidales bacterium includes:
- the trpB gene encoding tryptophan synthase subunit beta, giving the protein MPAGPDASGYYGEYGGKFVPETLMPALGELESAYAAAMADADFQQQFRQLCRDYIGRPTPLYYAVQLSAKAGGAKILLKREDLAHTGAHKINNALGQGLLAKRMGKKRIIAETGAGQHGVAVAAVCAMLGLECIVYMGEEDIHRQSPNVNRMKLTGAEVRPVTSGSRTLKDAINEAIRDWVSNVDNTHYLLGSVVGPHPYPMIVRDFQSIIGRETREQVLAAYQRLPDYLVACVGGGSNSIGMFHPFYDDKEVKFIGVEAAGKGLNTGQHSATLAAGKIGVLHGTKSYILEDAHGQITETHSIAPGLDYPGVGPEHSFYKDSGRAAYVAVTDEQALQGFKLLCSAEGIIPALESSHAIYYASRLAAGLPKEKLIIVNLSGRGDKDMEIVDGALGTQK; this is encoded by the coding sequence ATGCCAGCCGGACCTGATGCCAGCGGCTATTACGGGGAGTACGGCGGCAAGTTCGTGCCGGAAACGCTGATGCCCGCGCTCGGCGAGCTGGAGAGCGCTTACGCGGCGGCGATGGCGGACGCTGATTTTCAGCAGCAGTTCCGGCAGCTTTGCCGCGACTACATCGGGCGACCGACGCCGCTATATTACGCGGTCCAGCTTTCCGCCAAGGCGGGCGGGGCGAAAATATTACTAAAGCGCGAAGACCTGGCCCATACCGGCGCACACAAGATTAACAACGCCCTGGGGCAGGGGCTGCTGGCTAAACGCATGGGTAAAAAACGCATTATCGCCGAGACGGGGGCGGGACAGCACGGGGTAGCGGTGGCAGCGGTCTGCGCCATGCTGGGGCTGGAGTGCATCGTCTATATGGGCGAAGAGGACATTCACCGGCAGTCGCCCAACGTCAACCGCATGAAGCTTACCGGCGCCGAGGTACGCCCAGTCACCTCCGGCAGCCGTACCCTCAAGGACGCCATTAACGAGGCGATACGCGACTGGGTCAGCAACGTGGACAATACCCACTATCTGCTCGGTTCGGTGGTGGGACCGCACCCCTACCCGATGATAGTGCGTGATTTTCAGTCGATAATCGGCCGGGAGACGAGGGAGCAGGTACTGGCAGCTTACCAGCGCCTGCCGGACTACCTGGTGGCCTGCGTGGGCGGAGGCAGCAACAGCATCGGCATGTTCCACCCGTTTTATGACGATAAGGAAGTTAAATTCATCGGGGTGGAGGCGGCGGGTAAAGGACTCAACACCGGCCAGCATTCGGCCACGCTGGCGGCGGGGAAAATCGGGGTATTGCACGGCACCAAGTCCTATATCCTGGAAGACGCCCACGGGCAGATAACCGAGACGCACAGCATCGCGCCAGGGCTGGACTATCCGGGGGTGGGGCCGGAGCACAGCTTCTATAAAGACAGCGGCCGCGCCGCTTACGTGGCGGTGACGGACGAGCAGGCGCTGCAAGGGTTCAAGCTGCTCTGCTCCGCGGAGGGCATTATCCCAGCGCTGGAGTCCTCCCACGCCATTTACTACGCCTCCCGGCTGGCCGCCGGGCTGCCCAAAGAAAAGCTGATTATCGTGAATCTTTCAGGGCGGGGGGATAAAGATATGGAAATAGTGGACGGGGCATTGGGAACGCAAAAATGA
- a CDS encoding phosphoribosylanthranilate isomerase translates to MTAIKICGIKTEEQALAAAAAGADYIGLVFATSPRQITPVAAKKIMSALKHNRARAEAVGVFVNTPVPTMRKIADDCRLDWVQLSGDEPWVSCVEVGLPVVKVIRVSRTQRPEAVIANLEYGQQVLAGQKHMFLLDANAREKYGGAGLTFDWKLAVPVAEKFPVIIAGGLKPENVGKAIKLIKPWGVDVSTGVETKGVKDMKKITGFIEAVRQADASRT, encoded by the coding sequence ATGACAGCGATTAAAATCTGCGGCATAAAAACGGAAGAACAGGCACTGGCGGCCGCGGCCGCCGGGGCGGACTATATCGGGCTGGTGTTCGCCACCAGTCCCCGGCAGATTACGCCCGTCGCGGCAAAAAAAATAATGAGCGCTTTAAAGCATAACCGGGCGCGGGCGGAGGCGGTGGGGGTTTTCGTGAATACGCCCGTGCCGACCATGCGGAAAATCGCCGACGACTGCCGGCTGGACTGGGTGCAGTTGAGCGGTGACGAGCCCTGGGTCTCCTGCGTGGAGGTCGGACTTCCGGTGGTAAAGGTAATCCGGGTGAGCCGCACCCAAAGGCCGGAGGCCGTCATCGCCAACCTGGAATACGGCCAGCAAGTCCTGGCGGGGCAAAAGCACATGTTTTTGCTGGATGCCAACGCCCGGGAAAAGTACGGCGGCGCCGGCTTGACCTTCGACTGGAAGCTGGCGGTGCCGGTAGCGGAGAAATTCCCGGTAATCATCGCCGGGGGTCTCAAGCCGGAAAACGTAGGAAAAGCGATAAAGCTTATCAAGCCCTGGGGCGTGGACGTCTCCACGGGCGTGGAAACGAAGGGCGTGAAGGATATGAAAAAGATAACCGGATTTATCGAAGCAGTGAGGCAAGCCGATGCCAGCCGGACCTGA
- the trpA gene encoding tryptophan synthase subunit alpha gives MSKIADVFKPGRKALIAYITVGYPDMQATVNAALLLAKSGCDIIELGIPFSDPLADGATIQKASHHALMRGITPQLCLETAAAIRKKTAVPLVFMTYFNPVLNYGPEAFCRSCAQTGINGLIVPDLPPEEGLLLEKTARNDNIDMIYLLAPASTDARITMVTARSRGFVYLVSLTGVTGARKTLSPELQDFVKRVRRKTAQPLCIGFGISTPEQAAHAGSLADGVIIGSRLIELMEEDSTLNSLKSFIVATRKALDSLKNTGR, from the coding sequence ATGAGCAAAATAGCGGATGTATTCAAACCGGGCCGCAAGGCCTTGATTGCCTATATTACCGTCGGCTATCCGGACATGCAAGCTACCGTAAACGCCGCGCTGCTGCTGGCCAAAAGCGGCTGTGATATCATCGAGCTGGGCATACCGTTTTCCGACCCGCTGGCGGACGGGGCCACCATCCAGAAAGCCAGCCACCACGCGCTGATGCGGGGCATCACCCCGCAGCTATGCCTGGAGACGGCCGCCGCCATCAGGAAGAAGACCGCCGTCCCGCTGGTTTTCATGACCTATTTCAACCCGGTGCTCAATTACGGCCCGGAAGCTTTCTGCCGCAGCTGCGCCCAGACCGGCATTAACGGATTAATCGTGCCGGACCTGCCGCCGGAAGAAGGACTGCTGTTGGAGAAAACCGCCCGGAATGATAATATTGATATGATATATTTGCTGGCTCCTGCCAGCACGGACGCCAGAATCACCATGGTAACGGCGCGGTCGCGCGGCTTCGTTTACCTGGTATCGCTTACCGGGGTTACCGGCGCCCGGAAAACCCTATCGCCGGAGTTGCAGGACTTCGTAAAAAGGGTCAGGCGGAAGACCGCCCAGCCGCTTTGTATCGGCTTCGGGATATCCACCCCGGAACAGGCGGCGCACGCCGGCTCCCTCGCCGACGGCGTTATCATCGGCAGCCGCCTTATCGAACTGATGGAAGAAGATAGTACGTTAAATTCACTAAAGTCGTTTATCGTCGCTACCCGTAAAGCCCTGGACTCATTGAAAAATACCGGGAGGTAA
- a CDS encoding TrpB-like pyridoxal phosphate-dependent enzyme, protein MERIKYILDEKQMPTRWYNIQADLPEPLPPYLHPGTKEVTRLPPPLFCEEINRQEFSKERYIDIPEEVQSIYRTWRPTVLYHAVGLEKALGTPAKIYYKFEGSSPPGSHKPNTAVAQAYYNKKEGVKRLSTETGAGQWGSSLAFACQLFGLECKVYMVRVSYNQKPYRRIMMETWGAKCVPSPSPDTKVGRDVLAKDPNANGSLGLAISEACEDAFSREDTKYSLGSVLNHVLMHQTVIGQESLMQMEMVGNYPDIIVGCVGGGSNFAGMFLPFVKEKINGQKKNLRIICAEPTSCPSLTKGPYAWDLGDVAGMAPIAKMFTLGHDFMPPPVHAGGLRYHGMAPIVSFLHKLGFIEAKAVPQIATFEAGITFARSEGFISAPETNHAIRVVIDEALKCKQSGEAKTILMCHSGHGHFDMAAYDSYLSGKLTDYDYPEDLVKESLKTLPEVPAEFK, encoded by the coding sequence GTGGAAAGAATCAAATATATATTAGATGAAAAGCAGATGCCTACCCGCTGGTATAATATCCAGGCGGACCTCCCGGAACCGCTTCCCCCCTATTTGCACCCCGGTACCAAGGAAGTGACCCGCCTGCCACCGCCCCTTTTCTGCGAGGAAATCAACCGGCAGGAGTTCAGCAAAGAGCGGTATATAGATATACCGGAGGAAGTGCAGTCCATTTACCGGACCTGGCGCCCCACTGTTTTATACCACGCCGTCGGTCTGGAAAAAGCGCTGGGTACGCCGGCCAAAATCTATTACAAATTTGAGGGCAGCAGCCCGCCCGGCAGCCATAAACCCAACACCGCCGTCGCCCAGGCTTACTACAACAAGAAAGAGGGCGTCAAGCGGCTGTCCACGGAAACCGGGGCCGGTCAGTGGGGCAGCTCGCTGGCTTTTGCCTGCCAGCTTTTCGGTCTGGAATGCAAGGTCTATATGGTCAGGGTCAGCTACAATCAGAAACCCTACCGCCGCATCATGATGGAGACCTGGGGCGCCAAGTGCGTGCCCAGCCCCTCCCCGGATACCAAGGTAGGCCGCGATGTGCTGGCCAAAGACCCCAACGCCAACGGCAGCCTGGGACTGGCCATCAGCGAAGCCTGTGAAGACGCTTTCAGCCGGGAAGACACCAAGTACTCGCTGGGCAGCGTGCTCAATCATGTCCTGATGCACCAGACGGTCATCGGGCAGGAATCCCTGATGCAGATGGAAATGGTGGGGAACTACCCGGATATCATCGTCGGGTGCGTGGGCGGCGGCTCCAACTTCGCCGGCATGTTCCTGCCTTTCGTCAAGGAAAAGATAAACGGCCAGAAGAAGAACCTGCGCATCATCTGCGCCGAGCCTACCAGCTGTCCTTCACTGACCAAGGGGCCTTATGCCTGGGACCTCGGCGACGTGGCCGGCATGGCACCCATCGCCAAGATGTTCACCCTGGGGCATGACTTCATGCCGCCGCCGGTACATGCCGGTGGCCTGCGCTATCACGGCATGGCGCCGATAGTGAGCTTCCTGCACAAGTTGGGATTCATCGAGGCCAAAGCGGTGCCCCAGATAGCCACCTTCGAGGCGGGCATCACCTTCGCGCGGTCGGAAGGCTTCATCAGCGCCCCGGAAACGAACCACGCCATACGGGTGGTTATCGACGAAGCGTTGAAGTGCAAGCAGTCCGGTGAGGCCAAGACGATACTGATGTGCCACAGCGGCCACGGCCACTTCGACATGGCGGCTTACGATTCCTACCTCTCCGGCAAACTGACGGACTACGATTATCCGGAAGACCTGGTAAAAGAATCCCTCAAGACGCTGCCGGAAGTCCCCGCCGAGTTTAAATAG